The proteins below come from a single Thermus tengchongensis genomic window:
- a CDS encoding transposase → MKGRKRQVVVDTGGRMLRVYVHPANEHDKWGGKAVLEGMDLGLWPRVRKVYGDWGYRGLRGFLEALGLELEVVAHPYAGVRGVWVREGEEVXGVWVREGEEVPELPRVEGFKPLPKRWVVERTFAWLGRNRRLSKDYEQHPSVSEAWLYLGMLRLLVKRLARAA, encoded by the coding sequence GTGAAGGGGCGGAAACGCCAGGTGGTGGTGGATACCGGGGGGAGGATGCTCCGGGTGTACGTTCACCCGGCCAACGAACACGACAAGTGGGGTGGGAAAGCGGTTTTGGAGGGGATGGACCTTGGTCTGTGGCCGAGGGTGAGGAAGGTGTATGGGGACTGGGGCTACCGGGGCCTGAGGGGCTTTTTGGAGGCTCTGGGGTTAGAGCTGGAGGTGGTGGCCCATCCTTACGCCGGGGTGCGGGGGGTGTGGGTGCGGGAGGGGGAGGAGGTGNGGGGGGTGTGGGTGCGGGAGGGGGAGGAGGTGCCGGAGCTTCCCCGGGTAGAGGGCTTTAAGCCGTTGCCCAAGCGGTGGGTGGTGGAGCGGACGTTTGCGTGGTTGGGGAGGAACCGGAGGTTGAGCAAGGATTACGAGCAGCATCCTTCCGTCAGTGAGGCGTGGTTGTACTTGGGCATGCTACGCTTGCTGGTGAAGCGGCTGGCGAGGGCCGCGTAA